GCACCTCGTATACAGGCTGAGGCTCCTCCTACCAATGGAACGTAGAGGAAACAaacacaacaataacaacaaaggGTTAGCAGCACAACGCCAACACAACGCCAACACAGCACTGCTACAATTGCAACGTAAGCGCACAAAATATAAGCTATGTCAACACACAAAGCAATATCAACACACAATATCAACACTCTCAGCACGCACAATAGCATAGCAACACAACAGCATAGCAGGATCACAACAGGAGGAAATCGAACCTGGCTGCCACACACAGAACGGTGCCAACACACAAAGTAAAACACACCTTCACACACGATTCACAACACAACAGAAAAATACAGACCTCTTCATATTGGGAATGTGGAGTGAGTTATAGGCCTACCGTAGGCCTACCGTCAAACCTAATCTGCCTGGACCTCTGAACCACTGGCTATTAGAGGAGCTGTCATTTCCGTCTGTCTCTGCTGTACTGTGTTAAATAGCGCCACCGTGTGGTCAAGAAGCAGACTGTTTTTATGGCGACAGCACTACTGTCTGAGCCCAACTGAAGGACACTGTTATGCGTGTTGACGCTGCAGTCATGTTGTTGCTCGACATTCTATTGTAATCATTTCAAAAGGGTGCTGTGTCACCTGATTGATAGTCTCACGATGCCAGAAGCCTGGGCTGTCATAGGCTACCTGAATGACAATGTCAAGTTTGGTGTCTAGTTACTAGTATGTCAATGGTCCTAATCTGCTATTCCTTACCGGTTATTGATCACGTGAATATTCTTGTTCACATTGACCTGTCAGTCACTAATTGATCGATCATTCTTTCATCTGTTGTCATGGTAACTCACCGCCTGTCCGGTGTTCTCCATGCCACCCTGCGAGAGGTCAGCTCCGGCAGCAGTGGGGTCCCCGACGATGTTTGCCTGGTCGCGGTTAGCAACTGACACACAGAGATCGATCAGTCAGTTAATAAATCAATCCGATCCCACAAGaatatgtgtgtgtctcacctttGTTTACTCCTGCGTCCATTCCCTCCTTTGTCTTTGAacctgaggacaggggagacatCACAACATGTCAACAGATCAATATATTGAAATCACACTGCAATGGATGCCATGAAACATGATCAGGGATCAGTGTTGTGATTTACTATATAAACTCAGCCTAAGAAGTACTGTGTTAATTAAGGAGTGCAGCAATCAGAAATCTGTTGTAACCGTTTggtaatataaactcagcaaaaaaagaaacgtccctttttcaggaccctgtctttcaaatataattcttaaaaatccaaataacttcacagatcttcattgtaaagggtttaaacactgtttcccatgcttgttcaatgaaccataaacaattaatgaacatgcctCTGTGGAACGGTcgctaagacactaacagcttacagacggtaggcaattaagggcacagttatgaaaacttaggacactaaagaggcctttctactgactctgaaaaacaactaaagaaagatgcccaggttcCCTGCTCATCAGCGTGAATGtgacttaggcatgctgcaaggaggcatgaggactgcagatgtggccagggcaataaattgcaatgtccgtactgtgagacgcctaagacagcgctacagggagacaggacggacaactgatcatcctcgcagtggcagaatacgtgtaacaacacctgcccaggatcggtacatctgaacgtcacacctgcgggacaggtacaggatggcaacaacaactgcccaagttacaccaggaacgcacaatccctccatcagtgctcagagtgtccgcaataggctgagagaggctggactgagggcttgtaggcctgttgtaaggtaggtcctcaccagacatcaccagcaacaacgtcacctataggcacaaacccaccgtcgctggaccagacaggactggcaaaaagtgctcttcactgacgaatcgtggttttgtctcaccaggggtgatggttggattcgcgtttatcgtcgaaagaatgagcgttacactgaggcctgtactatggagcgggatcgatttggaggtggagggtctgtcatggtctggggcggtgtgtcacagcatcatcggactgagcttgttgtcattgcagacaatctcaatgctgtgcattacagggaagacattctcctccctcatgttggacccttcctgcaggctcatcctgacatgaccctccagcatgacaatgccaccagccatactgctcgctctgtgcgtgatttcctgcaagacaggaatgtcagtgttctgccatggccagcgaagagcccggatctcaatcccattgagcacgtcagggacctgttggattggagggtgagggcttagggccattccccccagaaatgtccaggaacttgcaggtgccttggtggaagagtggggtaacatctcacagcaagaactggcaaattggatgcagtccatgaggaggagatgcactgcagtacttaatgcagctggtggccacaccagatactgactgttacttttgattttgatccccccattgttcagggacacattaatccatttatgttagtcacatgtcgatggaacttgttcagtttgtctcagtttttgaatcttgttatgttcatactaatatttaaacatgttaagtttgctgaaaataaacgcagttgacagtgagaggaagtttctttttttgctgagttcatttATTTGGTGAGGTTGTAGTAGCAGGGAGAGCACTGCAGGTGGCAGTGTAGAattcagcagcatactgtatgtcaCTCTGTAAAATCCAAATGGATGATATTATCTTATAATGACTCTCCTCCATAGCAAGTGTTTTtctgtacatctctctctctctgtctctctctctcctctttctgatGCTACAGTATGAAAGGTTCCTAGGCTGATTAAATAGTAGTTATGCAACCAGCTGGATAGAGGAAAAGAGcaaaggagggatagagggaaaaagagaaagggagggggtaTTGAGAGGGGGAGTGGGTATAGAGAGAAAGATAGCCTATAGGGAAGATGCATGAGCAAATCCAGCACAAAACCAGAATAATGCATACATCTCTTTCACATACATGACACACGTTTCCATAGCACACAGTTCATTGGAGATGCATACTCTCgctttatctccatctcttctcccccctttctctctcctccacactcTCAGAACTGCAGATGCCTCGCTTCCTCCTCCATTTCGCTTCTTattttttctctccccctccctgttccacctctgtctctttctctctctctgcacgctCCCCGTAGTCTGTGAGCCACGTGCCGAGCTGCGCAGTACTGCAGCAGACATACACCGAGACACATACTCGCGCACACACGCCCATTTGCAGCGTGGCTATGACACAGCTTCCTTCTCTGAGTCAGGGGAGCACCCCTCCTGGGTACGGCCTCTATCTAGCATATCCgactgcgtgtgtgtctgtatgtatgtgcataggacctgtctgtctgtctacactaTCCAGGCCAAGGACCAATACAGTGATTTAGCTGCAGGGTTTACCCCTGAGAGAGAGCGCTCCTCTGCAGCCAATGACCTGTGAAATGGCCATACGCTCCataggacagaacacacacacaaacacacgcacacttatGCTCCAGTAAGCTCTGAGTGGACGACCTTGTTAGAGAGGAGGTGCGTTCTGCATTGCATTTTGTGATAGAAGTAATAATCCATAAATGATTTGTTCCGATTGGACCGGCTCTGCTCCTTTAATAGGCTAACAcacgcacattcacacacacacacactctgcggAAGTCTGAAGTCTCAGTTGATAGATTAGATACAGTAGGTGATCAGGAACATTGAGCCTCTACAATCCACTGAatacatttctctctctttctctaactaCAGCTCCTCTTTGtccacctctctatcctctaccccTATCCACCACTCGCCattcccctctctatcctctaccccTATCCACCACTCGCCattcccctctctatcctctaccccTATCCACCACTCGCCattcccctctctatcctctaccccTATCCACCACTCGCCattcccctctctatcctctaccccTATCCACCACTCGCCATTCCCCTCTCTATCCCCTACTCTGGctttatccatctctctccctctctttctccatctgttgATCTTTAAGCTGCTAGCTCTATGAcataacacccccccccctctctctctctctgtctttctgtctctctctcccttttaatTGTAAATTAGCATTGATTTGGCTATGAATGAATGTTGAATTGAGTCATTAAAAattgccccccctctctctctctttgtctctccccatcactccctctctctgttccctggtTGTAAAGGGTCATATACTCTGAAGGGGGAGGAAGGTAGTTAGTCATCAATGGTCACACACTAGCCAGCAGCACGTGAGGACACACACGCATGcgcatacacaccacacaccacacacgggGGCGAAGAGAGAGGATTGCTGCAGTGCTCAGCTGATCCATGTCCCTGATGCCCCGCCCCCCAGCCACaaataatacaaaaacacacacacgtttcaTCAGGTCCATCACGTTTTTCTCTCTGTCATGTTATTCTGCAGTGTTAGCTGTAGCTGTCAGATTgatgggtcagagagagagagagtgtgtgtgtgtgtgtgtgtgtgtgtgtgtgtgtgtgtgtgtgtgtgtgtgtgtgtgtgtgtgtgtgtgtgtgtgcgtgtgcgtgtgcgtgcgcgtgtgcgtgcgtgccagCATGCATACCTTGTTCCTACCCCAAACCCTTTGGCCCTCACACAGGCTAACCTTGAGCTCTGACGCacaaatacactcacacacacactggtgaatCCCCTCTCACAGTACTGGACCCTATCTAATGGCCTGGTGGTAGCAGCCTTGGCATGGTCTTATCTAGATTATAACATATTATAGCGCTCTTATGAACTGCTGCAGTGCCGCCACACTATCCCCCAATGTCACACtacatctttccctctctccgctcctctcgTCTAGTTCCCTCccattttctctcttcctctcatcctTTCTCATCCACTCATTCTTCCTCTTGGTTTCGCTCATCACTCTTCGCTAATTTCTTTTTCTCCGACTCTTATTCATagaaactctctctatcctcctctctgtctgtgatTCCTTCACTCAATGTCTTCCTATCTCTCCATCTATTCTTTCCACCATCCTTGTCTCCACCACACCccagctctctctttcttccccctctcctcctcctcctcctcactctctctccctctctctctctgcaccagTTCTGCAGTATTCTGCCTCTGCTCCTTGGCAACCACCTCCCCTTCTTCTCACTTCTCACTGTAACTGTCCCAGACTGGTGCATCCACGGGACCCCttttaagcacacacacacacagacaaacacacacacacaaacacttacctACATACATGACCCCCTCCTTGGTCTTGGCGGCTGCCCCCTCCACCCCAGCCTTGGTCTTCTCTGCTGCGGCCACCACCCCCTCCTTAGCCATGCTGAACCCTCTCATCAGTACATCCATCCTGGGATATGTCTCTACTGGGCTCCCCTGCTCCGAAACGGGCCTGCTGGCTGGGCTGGTCAcacagagtgtgtgagagagacggagtgtgtgtgtgtgtgtgaggaagagactgtgtgtgaggaagagcttgtgtgtgtgtgtatgtgtgtgtgtgtgtcagtgacttCTCCAATAgcgctgcagagagagagatgtaaagagcgaaagaaggagagaggactGCACAGCAGGGCTACAGGATGCAGactgagagagaagaggagagagcgactgagcagagagaggagagaggaagagagaaatgaAGAGAGAGCAGGCGTGCGTGCgatggagagaacgagagacagaaagacaaaacCTGCTGGATGGTGCAGCATATTTAAGTCACGCTGcagccaacccccccccccccctctctctctctctctcccctctcactcacactcgGAAAGCAACCTCAAGCTGGCTGACTCCATATTTAATACGCAGGTTGATCTGTCTGAGATACGTTTTATGTGATGAAACTGTGAAACTGTGATGAAAATACATAATAAACAAATAGATTTTTGAGATTTTTGAGATTGCTGGGGTTCTGAAAAGGGAATGAAATATTCACGATGATGCTTCAGTTTTAATGATCAGTTTCCTGTCATATTATTAGCTGAATCTACAGTGTGCTGTGACATCACCTCTGACCTCACTCAGCTTCCACCATGTTCCTcacatctgggggggggggggggcaaagacATGGTGGAAGCTGCCTTACACCACTCCAATCAAGGAAGGTCCGGTCCAATCCTTTTAAATCCATGCATGGGGGGTGAATGAGTGCACACTTTGAAGAAGAGAGAAACGGACCATGGCCATTAGCTTGGTCCATTTCTTTCTCTGGGTGGTGTGAAGAATGCTGACTCACCCCTGCACCCCCTCTTTAACCCACCCCCCCTTATGAGCTGTTCTCTTAAATCTATCTACATTCAACCCGCAGAATGCTTCCGTGGTAGAGACACTCCCTCCAGTGACCATAATACACACTGCATCATGACACAGCAGATCCTTGGAATcgatcaaccccccccccccccccccccccccaaaaaaggacACTAAGGACTTTCCCAGCCAAGTTTGAAGATGCAGCATCATCACTTGTCCGGTCTCCCGGTTTCATCTCCTAcacctctttctccctttctccaccctaacatacaatgcattcggaaagtattcagaccccttgactttttgttacagctttattctaaaatggattaaatatttttccccctcatcaatcaacacacaataccccataatgacaaagcaagaacaggtttttaggattgtttgcaaatatataatatatttaaaaaaatgaaattacatttacataagtattcagacccttgactcagcactttgttgaagcacctttggcagcgattacagcctcgagtcttcttgggtatgacactacaagcttggtacacctgtattttgggagtttctcccattcttctctgcagatcctctcaagcgctgtcaggttggatggggagcgttgctgcacagctattatcaggtccctccagagatgtttgatcgagttcaagtccggtctctggctgggccactcaaggacattcagagacctgtgccaaagccactcctgcgttgtcttggctgtgtttagggttgttgtcctgttggaaggtgaacctttatcccagtatgaggtcctgagcgctctggaccaggttttcatcaaggatctctctgtactttgctccgtttatctttccttcaatcctgactagtctcccagtccctgctgctaaaaacatctccacagctgccaccaccatgcttcaccgtagggatggtgaagggtttcctccagacgtgacgcttggcattcagggcaaagagttcaatcttggtttcatcagaccagagaatcttgtttctcatggtctgacagtcctttaggtgcttttcgGCAAACTTCAAGttgtctgtcatgtgccttttactgaggagtggcttccgtctggccactctaccataaaggcctgattggtggagttctgcagagatggttgtccttctgcaaggttctcccatctccacagaggaactctggagctttgtcagagtgactatcggattcttggtcacctccctgacaaaggcccttctcccctgattgctcagtttggctgggctgccagctctaggaagagtcttggtggttccaaaagtcttccgtttaagaatgatggaggacactgtgttcttggggaccttcaataatgcagacattttttggtacccttcccagatctgtgccttaacacaatcctgtctcggagctctatggacaattccttcaacctcatggattgtttttttttgctctgacatgcactgtcatctctcaccttatatagacaggt
The nucleotide sequence above comes from Salvelinus namaycush isolate Seneca chromosome 35, SaNama_1.0, whole genome shotgun sequence. Encoded proteins:
- the LOC120029665 gene encoding alpha-synuclein-like, with product MAKEGVVAAAEKTKAGVEGAAAKTKEGVMYVGSKTKEGMDAGVNKVANRDQANIVGDPTAAGADLSQGGMENTGQAAEYGGMEQGGEGEGSQGGY